The following coding sequences lie in one Pseudomonas svalbardensis genomic window:
- a CDS encoding MFS transporter, with protein sequence MHPQTLTGQASLVTPSRKRFFIMVLLFITVVINYLDRSNLSIAAPALTSELGIDPIHVGLIFSAFGWTYAAMQIPGGWLVDRVPPRILYSVALLLWSIATVMLGFAASFIALFVLRMAVGALEAPAYPINSRVVTTWFPERERATAIGFYTSGQFVGLAFLTPVLAWLQHQYGWHMVFVSTGAVGILWAVIWYAVYREPRDFKGANDAEIELIRECGGLVDIQAEQAKVKAKLSWTDLGIVLTKRKLWGIYLGQFCLNSTLWFFLTWFPTYLVKYRGMDFIKSGLLASLPFLAAFVGVLCSGFFSDGLIRRGYTVGFARKLPIIGGLLISTSIIGANFVESTPLVIAFLALAFFGNGLASITWSLVSTLAPARLLGLTGGVFNFIGNLSAITTPIVIGFLATGDSFAPAITYISVLALIGALSYILLVGKVERIKL encoded by the coding sequence ATGCACCCGCAAACCCTCACCGGGCAGGCGTCGTTGGTGACGCCCAGTCGCAAGCGTTTTTTCATCATGGTGCTGCTGTTTATCACCGTGGTGATCAACTACCTGGACCGTAGCAACCTGTCCATCGCCGCCCCGGCACTCACCAGTGAACTGGGCATCGATCCGATCCACGTCGGGCTGATTTTCTCGGCATTCGGCTGGACTTACGCCGCCATGCAAATTCCCGGCGGCTGGCTGGTGGATCGGGTACCGCCGCGGATTCTTTATAGCGTCGCATTGCTGCTGTGGTCGATTGCCACGGTGATGCTCGGCTTCGCCGCCAGCTTCATCGCACTGTTCGTGTTGCGCATGGCAGTCGGTGCGCTGGAAGCGCCGGCGTACCCGATCAACAGCCGTGTGGTCACCACCTGGTTTCCTGAGCGTGAACGCGCCACAGCCATCGGTTTCTACACGTCCGGGCAATTCGTCGGTCTGGCGTTCCTGACGCCGGTGTTGGCCTGGCTGCAGCATCAATATGGCTGGCACATGGTGTTTGTCAGCACCGGTGCGGTGGGCATTCTCTGGGCGGTGATCTGGTACGCGGTGTATCGCGAGCCACGGGATTTCAAAGGCGCCAATGACGCCGAAATCGAGCTGATCCGCGAATGTGGCGGGCTGGTGGATATCCAGGCTGAACAAGCCAAAGTCAAAGCCAAACTCAGCTGGACCGACCTCGGCATCGTGCTGACCAAGCGCAAGTTGTGGGGCATTTATCTCGGCCAGTTCTGCCTCAACTCGACGTTGTGGTTTTTTCTGACGTGGTTCCCGACCTACCTGGTGAAATATCGCGGTATGGACTTCATCAAGTCCGGCCTGTTGGCGTCGCTGCCGTTTCTCGCCGCCTTCGTCGGTGTGCTCTGTTCCGGGTTCTTCTCCGACGGGCTGATCCGCCGCGGCTACACCGTGGGTTTTGCCCGCAAGTTGCCGATCATTGGCGGCCTGCTGATTTCCACTTCGATCATCGGCGCCAACTTCGTCGAGTCGACACCGCTGGTGATTGCCTTCCTCGCGTTGGCGTTCTTCGGTAACGGGCTGGCTTCGATCACCTGGTCGCTGGTTTCGACGTTGGCCCCGGCGCGATTGCTCGGGTTGACCGGTGGGGTGTTCAACTTCATCGGCAACCTGTCGGCGATTACCACGCCGATCGTCATCGGTTTCCTCGCGACCGGTGATTCGTTCGCTCCCGCGATCACCTATATCTCGGTTCTGGCGTTGATTGGCGCACTTTCCTACATCTTGCTGGTCGGCAAAGTCGAGCGTATCAAGTTGTAG
- a CDS encoding 2-dehydro-3-deoxygalactonokinase gives MLAQLIALDWGTTSLRAYKLTAGGQVLEQRSLSSGIMQLPRTPRMIAGQECTDGFELAFDEACGDWLDAQPDLPVIACGMVGSAQGWREAAYRDTPANVANLGISLQTVRSVRGVDVHIVPGVIQRSRLPNVMRGEETQVLGVLHNLTGEAGNDLLIGLPGSHSKWVEVADGCIVHFDTFMTGEVFAVLSEHSILGRTQQKGASFDGQAFDRGVQVALSADGEIGPLSTLFSARSLGLTGELSATAQPDYLSGLLIGHELSALANVQRRRRNSVHLPSIILIGNSQLCARYSRALDACGFARVTLAEQATERGLWQLAVAAGLITPNPSRS, from the coding sequence ATGCTGGCGCAATTGATCGCGCTCGATTGGGGGACAACCTCATTACGTGCTTACAAACTCACCGCCGGTGGCCAGGTGCTCGAACAGCGTTCGCTGTCATCGGGGATCATGCAGCTGCCCAGGACGCCGCGAATGATTGCGGGTCAGGAATGTACCGACGGTTTTGAACTGGCCTTCGATGAGGCCTGCGGTGACTGGCTCGACGCGCAGCCCGATTTGCCGGTGATTGCTTGCGGCATGGTCGGCAGCGCACAAGGCTGGCGTGAAGCGGCTTACCGCGATACGCCGGCGAACGTCGCCAATCTCGGAATCTCCCTACAAACGGTTCGTAGTGTTCGCGGTGTCGACGTGCACATTGTGCCGGGCGTGATTCAGCGTTCTCGTTTGCCAAACGTGATGCGTGGCGAAGAAACCCAAGTGCTCGGCGTTCTGCACAATCTGACGGGCGAGGCGGGCAACGATCTGTTGATCGGTCTGCCGGGCAGTCATTCGAAATGGGTGGAAGTGGCCGACGGCTGCATCGTGCATTTCGATACCTTCATGACCGGCGAAGTCTTCGCCGTGCTCAGCGAGCACAGCATTCTCGGGCGCACTCAGCAAAAGGGTGCGTCCTTCGATGGCCAAGCCTTTGATCGTGGTGTGCAGGTGGCGCTGTCGGCGGATGGCGAGATCGGGCCGTTGTCGACATTGTTCAGTGCTCGCAGCCTCGGGTTGACTGGCGAACTCAGCGCCACCGCCCAACCGGATTACTTGTCCGGCTTGTTGATCGGCCATGAGCTTTCGGCGCTGGCCAATGTTCAGCGACGCCGACGCAACAGCGTTCATCTGCCTTCGATCATCCTCATCGGCAATTCCCAACTCTGTGCCCGCTACAGCCGGGCGCTCGACGCTTGTGGTTTTGCCCGGGTGACCCTGGCCGAACAGGCTACCGAACGCGGCTTGTGGCAGTTGGCGGTTGCTGCCGGACTGATCACACCCAACCCATCCCGTTCCTGA
- the dgoD gene encoding galactonate dehydratase has translation MKITKLTTFIVPPRWCFLKVETDEGVTGWGEPVVEGRAHTVAAAVEELSDYLIGKDPRNIEDIWTVLYRGGFYRGGAIHMSALAGIDQALWDIKGKALGVSVSDLLGGQVRDKIRVYSWIGGDRPADTARAAKEAVERGFTAVKMNGTEELQFLDSFEKVDLALANVAAVRDAVGPNVGIGVDFHGRVHKPMAKVLMKELDPYKLMFIEEPVLSENYEALKELAPMTSTPIALGERLFSRWDFKRVLSEGYVDIIQPDASHAGGITETRKIANMAEAYDVALALHCPLGPIALAACLQLDAVCYNAFIQEQSLGIHYNESNDLLDYVKDPRVFDYDKGFVKIPNGPGLGIEINEEYVIERAAVGHRWRNPIWRHADGSFAEW, from the coding sequence ATGAAAATCACCAAACTGACCACCTTCATCGTTCCGCCACGCTGGTGCTTCCTCAAGGTCGAAACCGACGAGGGCGTGACCGGCTGGGGCGAACCCGTGGTCGAAGGCCGCGCTCACACGGTCGCCGCTGCTGTTGAAGAATTGTCCGACTACCTGATCGGCAAAGACCCACGCAATATTGAAGACATCTGGACCGTGCTGTACCGCGGCGGCTTCTACCGGGGCGGCGCGATCCACATGAGCGCGCTGGCCGGCATCGACCAGGCGTTGTGGGACATCAAGGGCAAGGCTTTGGGTGTGTCGGTCAGCGACCTGCTCGGTGGGCAGGTGCGGGACAAGATTCGCGTTTATTCGTGGATCGGTGGTGATCGCCCGGCGGACACCGCTCGCGCTGCGAAAGAAGCGGTCGAGCGTGGTTTCACAGCAGTCAAAATGAATGGCACCGAAGAGCTGCAATTTCTCGACTCCTTCGAAAAAGTCGACCTGGCCCTGGCCAACGTCGCCGCCGTGCGCGATGCGGTGGGGCCGAACGTCGGCATCGGTGTGGACTTCCATGGCCGGGTGCACAAGCCCATGGCCAAGGTGCTGATGAAGGAACTCGATCCGTACAAACTGATGTTCATCGAAGAGCCGGTGCTCAGCGAAAACTACGAAGCGCTGAAAGAATTGGCGCCGATGACCAGCACCCCGATTGCCCTAGGTGAGCGGCTGTTCTCGCGCTGGGATTTCAAGCGTGTGCTCAGTGAAGGTTATGTCGACATCATTCAGCCGGACGCGTCTCACGCCGGCGGTATCACCGAAACCCGCAAGATTGCCAACATGGCTGAAGCCTACGACGTGGCGCTGGCGCTGCACTGCCCGCTGGGCCCGATTGCACTGGCGGCGTGTTTGCAGCTGGATGCGGTTTGCTACAACGCGTTCATCCAGGAACAGAGCCTGGGCATCCACTACAACGAGAGCAATGACCTGCTGGATTACGTCAAGGATCCGCGGGTGTTCGACTACGACAAAGGCTTCGTGAAAATCCCGAATGGCCCGGGCCTGGGGATCGAGATCAACGAGGAATACGTGATCGAACGCGCGGCCGTCGGCCACCGCTGGCGCAACCCGATCTGGCGCCATGCCGATGGCAGTTTTGCCGAGTGGTGA
- a CDS encoding IclR family transcriptional regulator, producing MQEDAPKIAKDAAPTGTQTLLRGLGVVQAVASGARDLKEIARLIGTTRSTTHRLASCLVDERYLRVVPQVGYLLGPKLIELGFQAREELPLVTLAGPYLDELSALTGDTIHLAIREGDEVLYLHKNPGRNGPEMRSRVGHRMPLARTGIGKALMLDDTQEEWQRLYEVSLPAGGKNQFWPQHPEQSWEQFQQRMVEYVAGGYAFDLEDNEPSIRCVAAPIRDASKRIVAGISIASTVPYMPLEKMAELIPLIKGVTARLSAELGAKV from the coding sequence ATGCAGGAAGACGCCCCAAAAATCGCCAAGGACGCCGCACCGACTGGCACCCAGACACTGCTTCGTGGATTGGGTGTGGTTCAGGCCGTGGCCAGTGGTGCCCGCGATCTCAAGGAGATCGCCCGGCTGATCGGTACCACGCGCAGCACCACCCATCGTCTGGCCAGTTGCCTGGTGGACGAGCGTTATCTGCGTGTGGTGCCGCAAGTCGGTTATCTGTTGGGGCCGAAGCTGATCGAACTGGGCTTCCAGGCGCGTGAAGAATTGCCGCTGGTCACATTGGCCGGGCCGTATCTGGATGAGTTGTCGGCGTTGACCGGCGACACCATTCATCTGGCGATTCGTGAAGGCGACGAGGTGCTGTACCTGCACAAGAATCCGGGGCGCAATGGTCCGGAAATGCGTTCGCGGGTCGGCCATCGCATGCCGTTGGCGCGTACCGGGATCGGCAAGGCACTGATGCTCGATGACACGCAGGAAGAGTGGCAACGGCTTTACGAAGTCAGCTTGCCGGCGGGTGGGAAAAACCAGTTCTGGCCGCAGCACCCGGAGCAGTCCTGGGAGCAGTTTCAGCAGCGCATGGTCGAGTATGTGGCGGGCGGTTATGCATTCGATCTGGAAGATAACGAACCGTCGATCCGCTGTGTGGCGGCGCCGATCCGTGATGCCAGCAAGCGCATCGTTGCCGGCATCAGCATCGCCAGCACCGTGCCGTATATGCCGCTGGAGAAAATGGCCGAGCTGATTCCCCTGATCAAAGGGGTCACAGCCCGGCTTTCGGCGGAGCTTGGCGCCAAGGTCTGA
- a CDS encoding 2-dehydro-3-deoxy-6-phosphogalactonate aldolase, which translates to MLKQALAQNGLIAILRGLCPQEAAAIGEVLYAAGFRVIEVPLNSPEPYESIRILRSILPADCLIGAGTVLTPEQVEQVKAAGGQVIVMPHSDAKVLRAAKAAGLFLSPGVATPTEAFAALAEGADVLKMFPAEQMGPAVVKAWLAVLPAGTILAPVGGITPDNMQVFIDAGVKGFGLGSGLFKPGMTPEEVAVNAKAYVAAWNALR; encoded by the coding sequence ATGCTCAAGCAAGCATTGGCGCAAAACGGTCTGATCGCGATTTTGCGTGGCCTGTGCCCGCAAGAAGCGGCAGCCATCGGCGAAGTCCTTTACGCCGCCGGATTTCGCGTCATCGAAGTGCCGCTCAATTCCCCTGAGCCGTACGAAAGTATCCGCATCCTGCGCAGTATTTTGCCCGCCGATTGCCTGATCGGTGCCGGCACGGTGTTGACGCCGGAGCAGGTCGAGCAAGTGAAAGCGGCGGGCGGCCAGGTGATCGTCATGCCGCACAGCGATGCCAAGGTGTTGCGCGCAGCGAAAGCGGCGGGGTTGTTCCTGTCGCCGGGTGTGGCGACGCCGACTGAGGCCTTTGCGGCATTGGCCGAAGGGGCGGATGTGCTGAAGATGTTCCCGGCCGAGCAGATGGGCCCGGCAGTCGTCAAAGCCTGGCTCGCAGTGCTGCCTGCGGGAACGATTCTGGCGCCGGTCGGCGGGATCACGCCGGACAACATGCAGGTTTTTATCGACGCGGGCGTCAAAGGTTTCGGCCTCGGTTCCGGGTTGTTCAAACCGGGCATGACACCTGAGGAAGTGGCGGTAAACGCCAAGGCATATGTCGCTGCATGGAACGCTCTGCGTTAA